GCGAGCGATCGCCACCGCCACGACCGGCGCGGCGACGCCGTGCTCGCGCGCGCACGCCGCCTCGCGCGGCTGCTCGCGTGCGCGCTCGCGCTGCCCGCGCACCGGATCGCGCCCGCGCCGCGTGGGCGGCGCGCGGCATCGCCCGCGCCGTGCTCGTCGCGTGCGGCCGGCGCCCGACGGCGCGCACGGTCGCGGCCGTGGATCGCTGGCTCGTGCTCGCCGCCGACCACGAGCTCAACGCGTCGACCTTCGCGGCGCGCGTCGCGGCGTCGACGCGCGCCGATCCGTACGCGTCGGTGCTCGCCGGGCTCGCGGCGTTCTCGGGCGCGTGGCACGGCTCGGCGTCCGACGGCGTCGAGGCCGTCGTCGCGAGATGGCGCGCCCGTCCGAGGCCGCGCGCGTCGTGCGCGAGCGCACGCGGCGCGACGAGCGCATCCCCGGCTTCGGGCACGGCTACTACGGCGCCGCGGCCGACCCGCGCGCGCTCGTGCTGCTCGCGGACGCCATCGCCCTCGCGCCGCGCGCGAACGAGGTGCGCTGCGTGCGCGCGCTCGTCGACGCGATGGACGAGGCGGGCCTCCCGAAGCCGAACCTCGACGCGACGATGGTCGCGCTGCGCGCCGCGCTCGGGCTCCCCGTCGGCGCCGCGGCCGGTGTCTTCGCGGTCGCGCGCAGCGCGGGCTGGACGGCGCACGTGCTCGAGCAGTACGCGACCGACCGGCTGCTGCGCCGCGCGCGCGCTACGTCGGCGAGGCGCCGGAGGGCACGGGCTTCGTCGTGGGGCCGGCCGTGAGCGAGACGCGCGACGCGAGCGCGTGAAAGCGCGCGCACACGCGGCCGCGCCGGTGCAGACTGCGCGCACGAAGACCACTCTCGCACTCCGACGGAGCCCGCATGCCGCGCGACACCGCCTTCCCCGAGCTCGACTGCTACATCCTGCCCGGCCACACGCAGACGCCGGCCGACGCGATCGCCGAGGCGCGCGCCGCCGAGGCCGCGGGGCTCGGGCGCGTGTGGCTCTCCGAACGCTTCGACGTGAAGGAGGCCGGCGCCGTCTGCGGCGCAGCGCTCGCCGTCACCGAGCGCATCCGCGTCGCGACCGCCGCGACCAACCTCCACACGCGTCACCCGCTCCTGCTCGCGACGCTCGGCAGCACGCTGCACCACCTGTCGGGCGGCCGCTTCGAGCTCGGGCTCGCGCGCGGCGTCGGTGTGCGCGACCAGATGATGGGCCTCGAGCACGTCTCGAACGCGAAGCTCGCCGACGGCGTGCGCATCCTTCGCGCGCTCTGGAAGGGCGAGAAGGTCGCCGGCTACGACGGCGCGCTCGGCCGGCTTCCCTATCTGTCGATGGGCGACTGGATGGACGCCTCGATCCCCGTCCACTTCGTCGGGTTCGGCCCGCGCAGCCTGCGCATGGCGGGCGCGCACTTCGATGGCGTCCACCTCCACACGTTCATCACGCACGCGGGCCTGCGCCGCGCGAGGGCACTCGTCCAGGAGGGCGCGGAGGCCGCGGGCCGCGACCCCGACGCCGTGAAGATCACGACCGTCTGCGCCACCGCCGTCGACCCGAGTCGCGAGGCCTTCCTGCGCAAGTTCGTCGCGCGCATGGCCACCTACATGCAGGCGCCCGGCTATGCCGAGCACCTCGTCGCGCTCAACGGCTGGGATCCGGAGGTGCTCGCCGCCTTCCGCGCCTCCGACGCCGTGCGCGCCGTGCCCGGCGGCATCGACAGCGTCGCGACGCTCGAGCAGCTCGAGGCCATCGCACCGCTCATCCCGTCCGAGTGGCTCCCCGCCGCCACCGGCTCACCCGAGGACTGCGCCCGCTACTGGCGCGCCGAGCTCGAGCACGGCGCCGACTCCGTCTGCATCCACGGCTCGACCGCCCGCGAGTTCGCCCCCGCGCTCGACGCCTACGCGAAGCTCCGCGACGCCGGCTGAGCCCCGCGCCACACCCCATTCTTTGTGCATCCCGGCGCACTTGACGCCCGTCGCCGTGCGCTAGACTGCGCGCCCCGCGGAGGCCCGGCGTCGCCCGACGCCCGGAACCTCCACCGAGGCCCGCCCACGGGCCTCCAGGGCATGGGCGCCCGTAGCTCAGATGGATAGAGCATCAGCTTGCGGAGCTGAGGGTCGCACGTTCGAGTCGTGCCGGGCGCGCCACGCATCTCCTGCTGGTCCGAGTCTCGAACGCACGTCGTCCGCGCGAAGCCGAGCTTCGACGTGCCGGCCCGTCGAGCCGTCGCTCGCCGCTTGCTAGGCGGTCGCGCGGCTTCCCGGGCGTCGGCGCGAGCGCGCGCCGAGATTCCAGATGGCGACGCCTGCGATGCCGGCGAAGCCGATGAGCCAGGCGGCTGCGGTGAGGTCGGGCACGGCCGGTGCCGCGGCCGGCGCCGGAAGCACGACGATGCTGTTCGTCTGGTTGCTCGCGAGATAGAGGACGCCGCCGGAGACGGCGGCACTGTAGATCTGCGAGGCGCCGATGCTCTCCTGTGGAATCGAGGCGGACAGAAAGAGTGCGCCGGTCGCGGGGTCGCGCTCGTAGAACGCGACGTGCTCGAGGCACGAGGCCACGAGCCCGGAGCCATCGGCGAGCATCAGCAGCTCGTTCACGTGGGCGCACTGGCTCAGGTCGACGTAGGCGGTCTGGAAGCTCAGCTGTCCGGTCGCCGGGCTGCGCGTGAAATGGGTGACCGCGTGGTCGTTCACGCTGCCGGCGTAGACGTCGAAGCCATCCGGGCTGATCGCGATCGACTCCACTCCGTTCAGTCCGTCGATGCCGCCGATCCCGTCCTCGTACTGCGCGGCGAATGCGAGCGCGCCGCCCGATTGCCGCGTCACGGCCTCGAGGTAGATGTCGTGCGCGATGTAGAGATGCGCGCCGTCCGGGCTCACCGCCACCGCGAAGCCGCGGCCGAAGGTGTCGTCGATCAGGTCGTACTGGTCGATCAACGAGATGGAGCCACCGAAGCCGCGCGCGAGTGCGACGGCGTAGCCGTTCGAGACGGTGTAGACGTGCTCGCCGTCGGGGCTCACCACCACCTCGTTGATGGAGGTGAAGGCGCTGCAGCACGGCGGGTTCGGCACCTCGTTGACCAGCGCGAGTGCGCCGGTCGCCGGGTTGCGGCTGAACGACGCGGTCGCGAACTCGTTGTACGCGGCGACGTAGACGTTGGCGCCGTCGGGGCTCACCTGGAGATAGCGCGCGTTCCGCAGGCCGTCGGACGGGCCTCCCACCCAGTCGTCCTTCAACGCCTGCACGAACGTGAGCAGGCCCGTGGGGCCGATGGCGAAGACCGAGACGGCGGAGTCCGTGTCCGCCGCCGCGTAGAGGTGTGCGCCGTCGGGACTGATGGCGATGTGCTTCACGCCGGCGAGGCCATCGACGCCGCCGACGCCGTCGGTGACGGTCTGCAGGACCTGCGCATGGGCCGCGCGGGACGCGAGCGCGACCGCCGCCACCAACACCGCGATGCAGCGCCGCCCGCAGCGCACACGCGCGGCGCGTTCGGCATCGGGACGCGAACGAGTGATGCCTGGGCGCCGCTCCGCCCGCAGCACGGACAGTTCCATCGCGATCTCCCACGAACGCAGCAGTGCCACCGCGCTGTCACCACGCGATACCAGGACGTGCGTGACCGGGTCGTGACCGGAGGGTGCCGGTCGGCCGCGCTGCGAGCGGAACGCGGCTCCGAGCGATGCGCCCGCTCGCGGCCTCGACGCTGTGCGAAGTGACGCTCGGAGCAGACCTCGTCGCGAGTCGCTCGCCGAGGAGGTGCCGGGGGCACGGCCCCGGCGCCCGTCGCGGCGCGCCGGGCTAGGTCGCGCGCCGATCCCAGAAGACGACCTCGCGCGTGATCACGGCGACGTCGGCGGCGGCGACGAGCCCCGCGTTCCCCGCGCCGAGCGCGCTCGTCAGCGCGTCGACGCTCGATGCGGCGAGCTCGACGATGGCGCCGTACGGCAGCGTGTCCGCCTGCGGCCCGAACGGGCCGGCGTCGCGGCGGCGATTCACGACGATGCGGTGGAGCGCGCCGGACGCGAGGGCGAGCGCTGCGGCCGCGCGCGCGCTCACCTCGTCCGCGAAGAACAGATACGCGGCGATGCCGCCGAACTCGCCGTCGAGCAGGCGCTCCTCGTCCACCCACAGCGCGGTCGTCGGGATCGGCGCCGAGAACGTCTCGAGCTCGTCCTGCGCCATCGTCTTCGCGCCCGCGATGTCGTCGGGTGTCATCGCGGCGAACGCGTCGTCGCGCACCGCGAAGATCGCGATCGCGTCGAACGCCTCGGACGTGCCGGCGACGGGCGTCGGGCGGAGCGGCTCGGCCTGGACGTAGGCGAGCGCATGGCGCCAGAACGAGCCCTCCATGCCGCGCGCACCGTGCATGCGCCAGCGCCGGACGAAGTCGTCGAATGCAAAGCCGGGCTTGCGCTTCGCGAGGTAGACGAGCTTCAGCACGTGGGCGCCCTCCTGTGGGTCGAGTCGCGCGCGCTCACGGGCGCGACGGGTCGACGACGGTGCGGATCGGCGACGCCGGGTCGGACATCCGCGCGAGCGCGTCCGCGACGCCGGAGAGCCCGATGCCCTCGCCCAGCCAGGGCCGCAGGTCGACCGCGCCGGAGACGATCGCATCGCGCGCGGCGATCATGTCGGCCGGCGTCTCGCCGCCCGCGAAGTGCACGCGCAGTCGCTTCTCCTGCGCCGTCGGCACGTAGACCTCCTCCGGCTCGAGGCAGTACCCGCCCATCACGATGCGCCCGCCCGGGGCGATCGCGTCGACGATCGCGCCGAGGATGCCGGGCTTCCCGACACACTCGTACACGATGTTAGGGGCGCGCTCGCCGAGATCCTTGCGGCGCGCGTACGGCGACTCGTCGCGCGGGTCGAGCGCGACGTCGGCGCCCATCGCGAGCGCGAGCTCGCGGCGGCGCGGGTCGAAGTCGCTCGCGACGATCGGCGCGATGCCCTGCAGGCGCAGCCCCGCGATCACGCCGAGGCCGATCGCGCCGCAGCCGACGACGAGCGGCACGTCGCCCTCGCGCGCTTCGCCCGCGCGCGCGTGCTCGATGCCGACCGCGAGCGGCTCGACGAGCGAAGCGAGATCGAGGTCGACGTCGCGCGGCAGCTCGAGCAGGAAGCTCTCGTCGAGCAGCATGTACTCGCCGTAGCCGCCCGGGCAGTCGGGGTAGTAGCCGACGATGCCGAAGCCGCCCTTCGTGCGGATGCCGGGGATCGCCGTGACGAGCGCGCCGACGGGAAGCGGGCGACTGCTTCCCGGACCGTAGTCGAGGATCTCGCCGACGTACTCGTGGCCCATCACGATCGGCCGAGCGAGGTCGATGCCGCCGTACGCGCCGCCGTTCCTGCGCGAGCGCTCGACGATGGTCGGCCCCGAGATCAGGAAGTGCGCGTCCGAGGCGCACAGCGCGCAGCGATGCGTGCGCACGAGCACCTGGTGTTCGGCGGGCGTCGGGTCGGAGAGCTCGCCGACCGCGATGCGGCCGTTCTCGAGGATCGCGGCTCTCATTGCGTACCTCGTCGCTCGCTCAGCTCTGCGCCGCGCGATGCGCCGCGCTCGCGTGCTCCGTGAGGAGCTCGGAGGCCTGGCGGCGCGGCAGTGTCGCGAGCGGCGACGGCCCCCGCGGATCGGGCATGCCGATGCTCCAGGTCGGCCCGTCGGCGAGGTGGTCGAGCCCTTCGCGCACCACGTCTTCGGCCTTCGCGATGTCGGGGAAGGTGCCGCCGCGCTTCGCCAGCATCGCGCGCAGCGAAGGCGTGTCCGTCGCACCCAGCACGAGCGCGAGCACGTCGACGCCGTGCGGCCGCCACTCCGCCCACAGCGCTTCGGCGAGGATCAGATCGAACGACTTCGTGGCGCCGTACGCCGCGATGTAGCCGGCTCCGACCCACGCCGCGGCGGACGACACGAGCACGACGCCGCCGCGTCCGCGCGCGACGAGCCGCTTCCCGAAGTGGTGGCACGTGTCGACCACCGTCGCGCAGTTGCGCGCGACGAGCGAGCGGAGGTCGGTGAGCGGCTGCTCGAGAAAGGGAAGGCTGTGCGGGTCCGCGCCGGCGTTGTAGACGACGAGCCCGACGTCGAGGTCTTCGGTCGCGGCGGCGAGCACTGCTCCCGCATCGGGCGTGGCGAGGTCGAGCACGACCACGCGCGCTTCGGTGGGCAAACGAGCGGCGAGGTCTTCGAGCAGTGCGCGCCGGCGCGCGACCAGGACGACGTTCACGCCGCGCGCAGCCAGCTGCTCCGCGAACGCGGCGCCCGTCCCGTCGGAGGCGCCCGCGACGACGGCCCACGGCCCGTAGCGCTTCTGGAAGTCGTTCACGGAATCGGCCCTCCTGCGCACGCCTGCACGGGATCGCGCTCATATACAGGACGCTATTTCCTGTAATGGAAGCGGAGCGTACCATGGGCGCATGACGCTGGATGCGACGATCTCCGCCCCGGGCCGCCCCCGCGACGCGCGCATCGACGACCGGGTGCTCCAGGCGACGCGCGCGGTGCTCGCCGCCCGCGGCTTCGATGGCGCGACCGTGCAGGCGATCGCGTCGCGCGCGCGCGTACACACGTCCGCGATCTATCGCCGCTGGCCCTCGCGCATCGAGATCATCGAGCAGGCGGTCTTCCCCGGCCTGTCGGCGGCCGACGTGCGGCCGACCGGCAACCTCCCGCGCGACCTTCGGCGATTCGTACGCAGCTATCTCGCGGCGCTCGGCGAGCCGGCGGTGCGCGCTGCCATGCCGCACCTGCTCGCGCTGTATCAAGGCGGGCGCGAGGCGCCGAACGGCGCATGGCTCGGTGTCTCGGCGCGGCCGGGCTTCGTCGCCATCCTCGCGGCCGCGCAGCCGGGAACCCTCGACGCGGCGGTCGACCCCGACGACGTCTTCGACGTGTTGCTGGGGGCCATGCTCGCGCGCGTGCTCGTGCCGACCGTCGCGCGGCGCGAGCGGCCGGCCAAGCGGCTCGTCGAGCTGGTGCTCCGGCTGCTCCGCCCGTGCGATGGCTCCGCAACCAGAGCCGCTACCTAGCGAGCGATGGCACCTGCGTGTGGCGGTGCTGCGACGCCGATCCATCGAGGTCCGCAACCTCGACGATCCCGTGCCGGGAACCGACGGTCGCCCGACGCGCTCGTCATCGGGTGCGGGGCGATCGGGCTCTCGTCATGGCACTCCACCGTCGCGTCGCTCGCCGCATCGCGCGCCTCCCGCGCAGTGCCGCCGCCCCGACGCCCGCGACGCCCGCGAGGCCGAGCGCGAGCGCCGGGGCGGGCAGGGCGGGCACGGGGCGTCCGATGCCGCTCGCGTCGTAGGTCGCGCCGGAGGCGGCGACGACGTCGAACGTCGCGACGGGACCGCCGGGCCCCGTCACGGCGAGCCCGGTCAGCGTGGCCGTGAAGCTCGACGCGGGGTGCGACGTGAGCGTCGGGTCCGCGTAGGCGAAGAGCCCGATCTCGAACGCGAGGGGCGTGCCGAACGTGAACGCGATCGGGAGCGTCGGCACCTCGCCGCTGCCGCTCATGCTGCCGTTCGCGAGCGAGAAGCCCCCGAGACCGGTTCCGTCGCTCGAGAAGAGGGTCGGCAGCGAGCCCGGGCCCGTCGCCTGCGACAGGAGCACGTTGCGCGTGATGCCGCCTGCGGGGTCCCAGTTGCGGACGTAGACACCGGCGCCGCCGACGCCGTCGGTCGAGAGCGCGCCCGAGATCGTGATGCGCGCGACGAGCGTGCCGGGCGTGCCGGGCGCGATGCCGGGGCTCGAGATCGTGAGCTCGTCGCGCGCGAGTGCGAGGCCCTCGCTGCCGCTCACGTTGATTCCGCTCGAGCCGCCCGCGTAGCTCGACTGCGCGCTCGCGCCGAGCGCGCCGAAGCGCGCCTGTGCCTGCGCGTCACCGCTGTACGAGTTCGAGCCCCAGGCCGTCGTGAGGGACCGCTCGTCGGAGAGCGCGGGCCCCGCGGACGTGAGCCAGTCGTAGTCGCCGTCGACGCCGCACGCGGTCGACCCCGGCACCGGGACGAGGACGCCCACCGATCCGAAGAACGCGTGCACGGGAGCCGGGGGCGCGAACAGCGTGCACCCCGTGCCGATCGAGTCGCCGCCCTCGGCCAGGACGAGCGTCTCGATCAGGGGCGCCGCGCCGGCGATTCCAGGCGCTCCACCGAAACCCAATAACGTCGAGACGAGCGCGATCCCGCGAAGGAAGGAGGCTGCACGACGACCCCCTCCGATCGACACCGACCGAAGCGACCCGCGAGACATGGACGGCTCCTGATTGCGACCGCGGCGCAACGACGACGCCCGGCGCGAAGGCACCGGGTCGGGAACGCGCGGGGCACGCGCGCCGCGCGATCCGACACGGGCGCCGGGATCCTACACCCGGGACGCCCAAAGCGATTCCGAACGGACGGCGTCGAGGGCGCGCGAGGTCGGCGCGGCGTGCCGCGGGGCGGAACGCGCGCGGCGCATGCTGCCGGCGTGTTGCCGATCGACCGTCCGCCTAGCTTTCGCGGATGCGGCAGACGTTCGACGCCGGCCTCGGCGAGCCGTCGAACGGGAACGTGCACACGACGGCGAGCTTGCTCGAGCTGTCGGCGGCGGTCGCGGCGATCCGGTAGCCGGCGGAGCGGCTCGTGATCCACCAGTGGCACTCGATCTCGTCGGCGCGCTTGCGCAGGCACTGCCGCGGTGCCTCGCCGAGCACGAAGCTCAGCTCGCCGACGGTGCGCGCGGCGTCGATCGCGGCGCGCGCGGCGTGCGCGTCGTCCGGCAGCAGGGTCGGCGCGCGATCGCCGAGCGTGCCGCGCGCGCGCGCGAGCGAGGCCGCGAGCGAGTGGCGTGCGCGCACGGTCGTGGTGCAGCGGTTGAGCTCGCCGCCGCCGTCGTCCACGGGAACCACGCACACGACGCCCACCTTCTGCTCGATGCCCATGGCGCCCGAGATCTCGGGCCAGGCCGCATCGCGCGCGCCGAGCTCCCAGCTGCAGACGCGGTGCGCGACGTCGGCGTCGACGCACGTGTGGGGAGACTTGCCGAGCCTCTGCGAGAGCGCGCGCTCGCCCGACGTGTGCGCGAGCATCGAGCCCACGTCGACGGGCGCTTCGACGTAGGAACGGCAGCCGGCGAGCACGGCGCACGCGAGCCCGATGCACGCGAGCCGGGCGCATGCGAGCCGGGCGCACGCGAGCCGGGTGGGATGGACGGGTCGCATCGCGGTACCTCCCCGGCGCGCATGCTAGGCCGATGCGGAGGCTCGACTCAAGTGGAAGGCCCCGTCGCCGCCGTGCGGCGGCCCGCCGCGTGTGCTCGCCGCCCCGCGGCGACCCGCGTGCGGTACGCTCCCGCGTCCGATGGCGCGCCCCGCGAGCTCCCGAACCGACGCCCTCCTGGCCGCGGGCCTCGCCCTCCTCGCCGTCGCGGTCTACGCCTCGACGCTCGGCTTCGACTTCGTCGGCTTCGACGACGACGCCTACGTGCGCCACAACCCGGTCGTCGGCCGCGGGCTCACGCCCGACCTCGCGCGCTACGCGTTCTCGGTGCAGATCGCGAACTGGCACCCGCTCACGTTCTACTCGCACGCGCTCGACGTCGAGCTGTTCGGACTCGTGCCGGTGGGCCACCACGCGGTGAACGTCGCGCTGCACGCGCTCGCGACCGCGCTGCTGTTCGGCCTCCTGCGGTCCGCGACCGGAGCGCGCTGGCGCAGCGCGTTCGCGGCGGCGCTCTTCGCCGTGCATCCGCTGCACGCGGAGGTGGTCGCGTGGGTGTCGCAGCGCAAGACGCTGCTCTGCGCGGTGTTCGGGTTCGCCGCGCTGTGGGCCTGGGTCGCGTGGACGCACACGCGGCGCAGGACGTGGCTCGCTGCATCGGTCGCGTCGCTCGGCGTCGGTCTGCTGGCGAAGCCGATGCTCGTGAGCGTGCCGCTGCTCGCGCTCTTGCTCGACGCCTGGCCGCTCGGACGCGTGCGCGACGCGGCCTCGCTCGCGCGCTGCGCGCTCGAGAAGCTCGTGTTCGTCGTGCCCGTGGCGGCGGTCGCGGCGGCGACGCTGTTCGCGCAGCGCTCGATGGACGCGATGGCGCCGCTCGGCCTCGACGCGTTCCTGCGCGCGAGCCTCCCGAACGCCGTGCTCGGCCTCGCGTGGTACGTCGGGAAGGCGGTCTGGCCGGTCGGGCTCGCCGCGCACTATCCCCATCCCTATCTGCCGAGCGCCGGCGGCGTGCCGCCATCGGCGCTCGCGCTCGTGCTCGCGCTCGCGGTCGTCGTCGGCGCGAGCGGCGTCGCGTGGGCCGCGCGCCGGCGCGCTCCGTGGCTCGGGTTCGGCTGGGCCTGGCTCGTGGTCGCCCTCCTGCCCGTGCTCGGCCTCGTGCAGGTGGGGACGCAGGGCGTGGCCGATCGCTATGCGTACGTCCCGCTCGTCGGGCTCTTCGTCGCCGCCGCGTGGGGCGGCGACGCGCTGCTTCGCGCGCTGCGCGTGCCGCGACCCGCAGCCGCTGCGCTCGGGGTCTGCGTCGTCGCGGCGTTCGGCGTCGCGGCCCACGTGCAGGCGTCGCACTGGCGAAGCTCGCTCGCGCTCTACCGACGCGCCGTCGACGTGAGCCCGCGCGACGTCGCCATGCTGTTCAACCTCGGCAATGCGGAGCTCGCGCGCGGCGACGTCGACGAGGCGGAGCGCCTGTATCGGCGGGCGCTCGCCATCCATCCTGCGAGCTCGCCCGCGCAGCTGAACCTCGCCGAGCTGCTGCGCGAGCGCGGCCGCGCGGACGATCGCGCGGAATCGATCGCGCTGTATCGAAGCGTGCTCGTCGCGCGTCCCGGCAACCGGCGGGCGCGCGAAGGGCTCGCGGCGCTCGGCGAGACCGGCCCGTGAGCGCGAGCCCGTCGCGGGCTGTCGGGCGCGCCGGCCTCGTCGCGGGCGCGGTCGCCGCGGTCGCGCTCGTCGGCCTTTCGGCCGTGCGCTCGACCGGGTTCGCAGCGCCG
This genomic interval from Myxococcota bacterium contains the following:
- a CDS encoding TIGR03857 family LLM class F420-dependent oxidoreductase produces the protein MPRDTAFPELDCYILPGHTQTPADAIAEARAAEAAGLGRVWLSERFDVKEAGAVCGAALAVTERIRVATAATNLHTRHPLLLATLGSTLHHLSGGRFELGLARGVGVRDQMMGLEHVSNAKLADGVRILRALWKGEKVAGYDGALGRLPYLSMGDWMDASIPVHFVGFGPRSLRMAGAHFDGVHLHTFITHAGLRRARALVQEGAEAAGRDPDAVKITTVCATAVDPSREAFLRKFVARMATYMQAPGYAEHLVALNGWDPEVLAAFRASDAVRAVPGGIDSVATLEQLEAIAPLIPSEWLPAATGSPEDCARYWRAELEHGADSVCIHGSTAREFAPALDAYAKLRDAG
- a CDS encoding beta-propeller fold lactonase family protein — encoded protein: MAAVALASRAAHAQVLQTVTDGVGGVDGLAGVKHIAISPDGAHLYAAADTDSAVSVFAIGPTGLLTFVQALKDDWVGGPSDGLRNARYLQVSPDGANVYVAAYNEFATASFSRNPATGALALVNEVPNPPCCSAFTSINEVVVSPDGEHVYTVSNGYAVALARGFGGSISLIDQYDLIDDTFGRGFAVAVSPDGAHLYIAHDIYLEAVTRQSGGALAFAAQYEDGIGGIDGLNGVESIAISPDGFDVYAGSVNDHAVTHFTRSPATGQLSFQTAYVDLSQCAHVNELLMLADGSGLVASCLEHVAFYERDPATGALFLSASIPQESIGASQIYSAAVSGGVLYLASNQTNSIVVLPAPAAAPAVPDLTAAAWLIGFAGIAGVAIWNLGARSRRRPGSRATA
- a CDS encoding SDR family NAD(P)-dependent oxidoreductase, with the translated sequence MNDFQKRYGPWAVVAGASDGTGAAFAEQLAARGVNVVLVARRRALLEDLAARLPTEARVVVLDLATPDAGAVLAAATEDLDVGLVVYNAGADPHSLPFLEQPLTDLRSLVARNCATVVDTCHHFGKRLVARGRGGVVLVSSAAAWVGAGYIAAYGATKSFDLILAEALWAEWRPHGVDVLALVLGATDTPSLRAMLAKRGGTFPDIAKAEDVVREGLDHLADGPTWSIGMPDPRGPSPLATLPRRQASELLTEHASAAHRAAQS
- a CDS encoding TetR/AcrR family transcriptional regulator, whose protein sequence is MTLDATISAPGRPRDARIDDRVLQATRAVLAARGFDGATVQAIASRARVHTSAIYRRWPSRIEIIEQAVFPGLSAADVRPTGNLPRDLRRFVRSYLAALGEPAVRAAMPHLLALYQGGREAPNGAWLGVSARPGFVAILAAAQPGTLDAAVDPDDVFDVLLGAMLARVLVPTVARRERPAKRLVELVLRLLRPCDGSATRAAT
- a CDS encoding tetratricopeptide repeat protein, producing the protein MARPASSRTDALLAAGLALLAVAVYASTLGFDFVGFDDDAYVRHNPVVGRGLTPDLARYAFSVQIANWHPLTFYSHALDVELFGLVPVGHHAVNVALHALATALLFGLLRSATGARWRSAFAAALFAVHPLHAEVVAWVSQRKTLLCAVFGFAALWAWVAWTHTRRRTWLAASVASLGVGLLAKPMLVSVPLLALLLDAWPLGRVRDAASLARCALEKLVFVVPVAAVAAATLFAQRSMDAMAPLGLDAFLRASLPNAVLGLAWYVGKAVWPVGLAAHYPHPYLPSAGGVPPSALALVLALAVVVGASGVAWAARRRAPWLGFGWAWLVVALLPVLGLVQVGTQGVADRYAYVPLVGLFVAAAWGGDALLRALRVPRPAAAALGVCVVAAFGVAAHVQASHWRSSLALYRRAVDVSPRDVAMLFNLGNAELARGDVDEAERLYRRALAIHPASSPAQLNLAELLRERGRADDRAESIALYRSVLVARPGNRRAREGLAALGETGP
- a CDS encoding zinc-binding dehydrogenase, which produces MRAAILENGRIAVGELSDPTPAEHQVLVRTHRCALCASDAHFLISGPTIVERSRRNGGAYGGIDLARPIVMGHEYVGEILDYGPGSSRPLPVGALVTAIPGIRTKGGFGIVGYYPDCPGGYGEYMLLDESFLLELPRDVDLDLASLVEPLAVGIEHARAGEAREGDVPLVVGCGAIGLGVIAGLRLQGIAPIVASDFDPRRRELALAMGADVALDPRDESPYARRKDLGERAPNIVYECVGKPGILGAIVDAIAPGGRIVMGGYCLEPEEVYVPTAQEKRLRVHFAGGETPADMIAARDAIVSGAVDLRPWLGEGIGLSGVADALARMSDPASPIRTVVDPSRP